The Marinifilum sp. JC120 genome window below encodes:
- a CDS encoding potassium channel protein codes for MKSKSIFVKLLRLRRDFGMFWGLISGFIYMTLVFISGIIGYMWLEGWNFLNSFYMVVITLSTVGFMEVLPLSDQGRVFTSILILGGVGGFAYLIGAFSQLLVEGRLQAILGRRRMQNTIGKLRDHIIVCGYGRIGAIVTKEVMDEGLEIVVIENNPDLIAQMEAAGIACVEGDATNDEILKLAGLHNAKTLIAALSDEAANVYVTLIARQSNINVNIIARGNDTTSISRLEFAGADRVVLPHTIGGIRMAQSVLRPTVTNFLDIAMRGKIDLQMEELFVSDTSELVGLDLIESKIRPRFNLIIIAIRKSNGEMVFNPGPKEVIEAGDTLLTVGKLTDLSAISKIL; via the coding sequence ATGAAATCCAAATCCATATTCGTGAAGCTGCTCCGCTTAAGGCGTGATTTTGGGATGTTCTGGGGACTTATCTCCGGTTTCATTTACATGACGCTTGTATTTATCAGCGGAATTATCGGCTACATGTGGTTGGAGGGTTGGAATTTCCTGAACAGCTTCTACATGGTTGTTATCACCCTTTCCACTGTAGGGTTCATGGAAGTTTTACCCCTGTCCGATCAAGGCAGGGTCTTTACTTCCATTCTTATTCTTGGCGGTGTGGGTGGTTTTGCATATTTGATCGGTGCCTTTTCCCAGCTGTTGGTGGAAGGGCGTTTGCAGGCAATTCTAGGGAGACGCAGGATGCAGAATACAATCGGAAAACTCAGGGATCATATTATTGTCTGCGGATACGGCAGGATCGGTGCCATTGTGACCAAAGAGGTCATGGATGAAGGGTTGGAAATCGTTGTAATCGAAAATAACCCTGATCTGATTGCCCAGATGGAAGCTGCCGGAATAGCCTGTGTTGAAGGTGATGCCACAAATGATGAGATACTCAAGCTGGCCGGGTTACACAATGCCAAAACTTTGATCGCCGCTCTTTCTGATGAAGCCGCTAACGTTTACGTTACCCTGATTGCCCGGCAGTCAAACATCAATGTGAACATCATTGCCCGTGGTAACGATACTACAAGTATTTCCAGACTCGAATTTGCCGGGGCCGACCGTGTTGTCTTGCCGCACACAATTGGCGGAATTCGCATGGCCCAGTCCGTATTGCGGCCCACAGTGACAAACTTTCTCGATATTGCCATGCGCGGTAAAATTGACTTGCAGATGGAAGAGCTTTTCGTTAGCGATACTTCCGAACTTGTCGGGTTGGATCTGATTGAATCCAAGATTCGTCCGCGCTTCAATTTGATCATTATTGCCATCCGCAAAAGTAACGGTGAAATGGTTTTTAATCCCGGTCCCAAAGAAGTCATCGAAGCAGGTGATACCCTGCTCACAGTCGGCAAGTTAACCGATCTTTCTGCTATTAGTAAAATTTTGTAA
- the uvrB gene encoding excinuclease ABC subunit UvrB, with protein MANNFELVSDYTLKGDQPEAVKQMVENIKHGVQDQVLLGATGTGKTFAMANVIKELNRPTLVMAPNKTLAAQLFNEFKALFPNNAVEYFVSYYDYYQPEAYLPHSDTFIEKDSSINDDIDKLRHSATHALLTRRDVLIVASVSCIYGLGSPEFYSKMIIPVEEGQELSMEKLMDRLVEVQYERNDYDFHRGTFRVRGDVIEIIPAYSREQALRIEFFGDEIDSILETDPLTGEVTGRRRKTVIYPASHFVSDQDNLERAREEIRNELTETLVTYKNDNKLVEAQRIEQRTMYDLEMIEEIGYCNGIENYSRHLDGRKEGDPPATLIHYFPDDFLLFMDESHIAVPQVGAMYNGDRSRKTTLVNFGFRLPSALDNRPLCFDEFLDKIGQTVYVSATPGPWEMERSQGLVVEQIIRPTGLLDPEIEVRQVKGQMDDLLAECKEREKRGERVLITTLTKRMSEDLTDYFNQMGVEAKYLHSDIDTMERMAIIQSLRAGEFVALVGINLLREGLDIPEVSLVAILDADKEGFLRSTRSLIQTFGRAARNSEGRVILYADNVTKSMRTAMDETYRRRAKQVEYNEAHGIVPQTIAKSLDNMLGTLYSDNWSGGEVKIAAEEAAEYGLDPAKMEKEVRKLERDMRKYAAELEFEKAAELRDRIQVLREKILSLG; from the coding sequence ATGGCGAACAATTTTGAGCTTGTCAGCGACTATACCCTTAAGGGCGATCAGCCCGAAGCGGTAAAGCAGATGGTCGAAAATATTAAGCATGGCGTGCAGGATCAGGTCCTGCTCGGTGCTACCGGTACTGGTAAGACTTTTGCCATGGCCAATGTGATCAAAGAACTTAATCGTCCTACTTTGGTCATGGCTCCCAACAAGACTCTCGCCGCCCAGCTCTTCAATGAATTCAAAGCCTTGTTCCCGAATAATGCTGTTGAATATTTTGTCAGTTATTACGACTATTACCAGCCGGAAGCTTATCTGCCGCATTCCGATACATTCATTGAGAAAGATTCGTCCATCAATGACGATATTGATAAACTCCGCCATTCCGCAACCCATGCTCTGCTGACTCGCCGTGACGTGTTGATTGTGGCTTCTGTTTCCTGCATTTACGGGCTCGGTTCGCCGGAATTCTACTCCAAGATGATTATTCCAGTAGAAGAAGGGCAGGAGCTATCCATGGAAAAACTCATGGATCGGTTGGTGGAAGTGCAGTACGAGCGCAATGATTATGATTTCCATCGCGGTACATTTAGGGTGCGTGGTGATGTCATTGAGATCATTCCTGCTTACAGCCGCGAGCAGGCTTTGCGTATTGAATTTTTTGGCGATGAGATTGATTCTATCCTTGAAACCGACCCCTTGACCGGGGAGGTTACCGGACGCAGGCGCAAGACCGTTATCTACCCGGCCAGTCACTTTGTTTCGGATCAAGACAACCTTGAAAGGGCGCGTGAAGAGATTCGTAACGAACTCACCGAAACTCTGGTTACTTATAAAAATGACAACAAACTGGTGGAAGCGCAGCGCATTGAACAGCGTACCATGTATGATCTGGAGATGATCGAGGAGATCGGCTACTGTAATGGAATTGAAAACTATTCCCGACACTTGGACGGGCGTAAGGAGGGTGATCCTCCGGCAACTCTGATTCACTATTTCCCGGACGATTTCCTGTTATTTATGGATGAATCTCATATCGCCGTGCCGCAGGTCGGAGCTATGTACAACGGTGACCGTTCGCGTAAAACCACGTTGGTCAATTTCGGTTTCAGGCTGCCTTCTGCTCTTGATAACCGTCCGTTATGCTTTGATGAATTTCTCGACAAAATAGGGCAAACCGTTTATGTTTCCGCAACTCCCGGACCTTGGGAAATGGAACGGTCACAAGGGTTGGTGGTGGAACAGATCATTCGTCCCACCGGGCTGCTTGATCCTGAGATCGAGGTCCGTCAGGTCAAGGGACAGATGGACGACCTACTGGCTGAATGCAAGGAACGTGAGAAGCGCGGTGAGCGGGTTTTGATCACTACCCTGACCAAGCGTATGTCCGAAGATCTGACCGATTATTTCAATCAGATGGGTGTAGAAGCCAAGTACCTGCATTCGGATATCGACACCATGGAGCGCATGGCGATTATCCAGTCCCTGCGGGCCGGGGAGTTTGTGGCCCTTGTGGGGATTAACCTGCTGCGTGAAGGTCTTGATATCCCGGAAGTTTCTCTTGTTGCCATTTTAGATGCGGACAAGGAAGGTTTTCTGCGTTCTACACGGTCTTTGATTCAGACTTTTGGTCGCGCGGCCCGTAACTCCGAAGGGCGGGTTATTCTTTATGCGGATAATGTTACCAAATCCATGCGTACGGCTATGGATGAAACTTACCGCCGCCGTGCCAAACAGGTCGAGTACAACGAGGCTCACGGCATCGTGCCCCAGACCATCGCTAAATCACTGGATAATATGCTGGGAACATTGTACTCTGACAACTGGTCAGGCGGTGAGGTCAAGATCGCTGCTGAGGAAGCTGCCGAGTATGGACTTGATCCCGCAAAAATGGAAAAAGAAGTTCGTAAGCTTGAAAGGGATATGCGCAAATATGCGGCAGAGCTTGAATTTGAGAAGGCTGCCGAGCTACGTGACCGTATTCAGGTCTTGCGGGAGAAGATTCTAAGTCTCGGATAA